One genomic region from Marinitoga hydrogenitolerans DSM 16785 encodes:
- the udk gene encoding uridine kinase → MYVIGIAGGTGSGKTTVAHKIRETLGTQNCEILPMDNYYRDLSHETLEQRKLHNYDHPSMIENELMFKHINELKEGKSIDLPEYDFSQFTRTGIIEFSPKPIVIVEGIFALYYKELRTLYDLAIYVDTENDIRFIRRLERDIKERGRNLDSVINQYINTVKPMHDAYVEPTKKYADIIIPEGGFNEKAIQVVVNYIFRKML, encoded by the coding sequence ATGTATGTTATAGGAATTGCCGGTGGTACAGGATCTGGAAAAACAACTGTAGCTCATAAAATTCGTGAAACGTTAGGAACTCAGAATTGCGAAATATTACCAATGGATAATTATTATAGGGACTTAAGTCATGAAACTTTAGAACAAAGAAAATTGCATAACTATGATCATCCAAGTATGATAGAAAATGAATTAATGTTTAAGCATATTAATGAATTGAAAGAAGGTAAAAGTATTGATTTACCAGAATATGATTTTTCTCAATTTACAAGAACAGGTATAATAGAGTTTTCTCCTAAACCTATTGTTATTGTAGAAGGTATTTTTGCCTTATATTATAAAGAATTAAGAACTTTATATGATCTTGCAATTTATGTTGATACAGAAAATGATATAAGGTTTATCAGAAGATTAGAAAGGGATATAAAGGAAAGAGGAAGAAATTTAGATTCGGTTATAAATCAATATATAAATACTGTTAAACCCATGCATGATGCTTATGTTGAACCAACAAAAAAATATGCAGATATAATAATTCCAGAAGGTGGATTTAATGAAAAGGCTATTCAAGTGGTTGTCAATTATATTTTTAGAAAGATGTTATAA
- a CDS encoding cyclic nucleotide-binding domain-containing protein, whose product MEEFLKNISLFKELNNEQLSEISKILKPINFKTGEIIIVEGEKGNTMYIFKKGKVQITHQLTLKVESQHLEEGEKSMAILDAEKISFFGEMSLVTGSPRSATIKALSECELYEISKKDFENLAEKRPDIGYKIMKEISITLSRRIETLNENILKLTTALSIALSKKKK is encoded by the coding sequence ATGGAAGAATTTTTAAAAAACATTTCATTATTTAAGGAATTAAATAATGAACAATTATCAGAAATATCAAAGATTTTAAAACCCATTAATTTTAAAACAGGTGAAATTATAATTGTTGAAGGAGAAAAAGGAAATACTATGTATATATTCAAAAAAGGGAAAGTTCAAATCACGCATCAATTAACTTTAAAGGTTGAATCTCAACATTTGGAAGAAGGAGAAAAATCTATGGCTATTTTAGATGCTGAAAAAATAAGTTTTTTTGGTGAAATGTCCTTGGTTACAGGTTCTCCTAGATCTGCAACTATAAAAGCCTTAAGCGAATGTGAATTATATGAAATATCAAAAAAAGATTTTGAAAATCTTGCTGAAAAAAGACCTGATATAGGATATAAAATAATGAAGGAAATTTCTATAACATTAAGTCGTAGAATAGAAACACTTAATGAAAATATATTGAAATTAACAACGGCCTTAAGCATAGCTTTGTCAAAGAAAAAAAAATAA
- a CDS encoding potassium channel family protein gives MKIRFKNILRDPANRLLVLILFFITFIGFLLYIVEFGKNPEIQSLFDAFWWLIVTIATVGYGDIVPKTFLGKIIGIIIIMSGVTLFSLISGSIASLLVEWRIKERKGLGKVKFKNHLVILGWNNHLEKTLEAMGKFIKIDDYYIVLVNQAEEEDYENFKSKFPNLNIKFIHGDFTKENVLKRANISYAAYIIILSDTYGGRSLEECDERTLISILLIRTLNNNAKIFAEVIKEEKAKYILRAGADDVILGNEFNSILLSSALLSPAYHMLLREIASLDKMRVKLIPLPKNFIGKTFIELFNYFKRTSSSIVIGLVSMRKEFTIDDFLSSDSAIDNFIRQKFEEAEEDFFEEEKKDDYDLNLNPKDDYVISENDKYIFIIE, from the coding sequence ATGAAAATAAGATTCAAAAATATCCTAAGAGATCCTGCAAATAGACTTCTGGTTTTAATTTTATTTTTCATAACATTCATAGGTTTTTTGTTATATATTGTTGAATTTGGGAAAAATCCCGAAATTCAAAGTTTATTTGATGCTTTTTGGTGGTTAATTGTAACTATAGCTACTGTTGGTTATGGTGATATTGTCCCAAAAACTTTTCTTGGAAAGATTATAGGTATAATAATAATAATGTCTGGAGTAACCTTATTTTCTCTTATTTCAGGTAGTATAGCTTCCCTTTTAGTAGAATGGCGTATAAAAGAACGAAAGGGGTTAGGAAAAGTGAAATTTAAAAATCATTTAGTTATTTTAGGTTGGAACAATCATTTAGAGAAAACTTTAGAAGCTATGGGAAAATTTATAAAAATCGATGATTATTATATAGTTTTAGTCAATCAAGCAGAAGAAGAAGATTATGAGAACTTTAAATCGAAATTCCCAAATCTAAATATCAAGTTTATTCATGGTGATTTCACTAAAGAAAATGTTTTAAAAAGGGCAAATATTTCATATGCTGCATATATAATAATTCTTTCTGACACATATGGTGGAAGAAGCTTAGAAGAATGTGATGAAAGAACCTTAATTAGTATATTATTAATAAGAACTTTAAACAATAATGCAAAAATTTTTGCGGAGGTTATTAAAGAAGAAAAAGCTAAATATATTTTAAGAGCTGGTGCCGATGATGTTATTTTGGGAAATGAATTTAATTCTATTTTGCTGTCTTCTGCTTTATTATCTCCAGCATATCACATGCTTTTAAGAGAAATTGCATCATTGGATAAAATGAGAGTGAAATTAATACCACTACCTAAAAATTTTATAGGTAAAACTTTTATAGAACTTTTTAATTATTTTAAACGAACTTCGAGTTCAATAGTTATTGGATTAGTTAGCATGAGAAAAGAATTTACTATTGATGATTTTCTTTCTTCAGATAGCGCTATTGATAATTTTATAAGACAAAAATTTGAAGAAGCTGAAGAGGATTTTTTTGAAGAAGAAAAAAAAGATGATTACGATTTGAATTTAAATCCAAAAGATGATTATGTTATTTCCGAAAATGATAAATATATTTTTATTATTGAATAG